A genomic segment from Elusimicrobiota bacterium encodes:
- a CDS encoding carbon starvation protein A: MPLVVIGLGGALALALGYIFYGRFVGRVFGLDPKRVTPAVAMNDGNDYVPAKPVILLGQHFAAIAAVGPIAGPILAAGKYGWALSWIWVVLGAIFIGAVHDFSALMASVRHQARSIAEVVGIHINPFAQKIFLVFIWLSLLYVILVFTDLTAAAFISRPELGEQNFGPGVATTSIFYLILALGMGAVMRKNKLSLSLLTIIGVGLLLFFIRLGQHFPLALGLKTWQIIILGYCFVVSVIPLWTLLQPRGYLGGFLLYASLAAGIVGFLFYRPAIPSGWTPPDTHWIPTGVTVFPFLFTTIACGACSGFHGLVSSGTTSKQIAKETDAKIVGYGGMLLEAFVALVALGAFITMSAEGKAAHLSPDEIYARGLAAFMTVGGIPYAFGVSFGKLAFATFIYDTLDVSTRLGRYIFQELTGLAGPSGKYLGTGVTMALPLIILLAAKPGAPPAWKAYWPLFGASNQLLACLTLAAVTVWLKKEKRQWLVTAIPCAFMAVVTLAALAGININWIKGGLTFSLVNAAGALLFLLAIVFLYQAGKAFLTTTAHDKAKIRATV; the protein is encoded by the coding sequence ATGCCGCTTGTTGTCATCGGTTTGGGCGGGGCTTTGGCCTTGGCCCTCGGGTATATTTTTTACGGACGCTTTGTCGGCCGCGTGTTCGGCCTTGACCCCAAGCGCGTCACGCCTGCCGTCGCCATGAATGACGGCAATGATTACGTGCCCGCCAAACCCGTTATTCTTTTAGGCCAGCATTTTGCGGCCATCGCCGCTGTCGGCCCCATTGCCGGCCCCATTTTAGCGGCGGGCAAATACGGTTGGGCGCTCTCTTGGATTTGGGTGGTCCTGGGCGCAATTTTCATCGGCGCGGTTCATGATTTTTCGGCCTTGATGGCTTCCGTGCGCCATCAAGCGCGCTCCATCGCGGAAGTGGTGGGCATTCACATCAACCCCTTCGCCCAGAAAATATTCTTGGTTTTTATCTGGCTCTCCCTCCTTTATGTAATCCTTGTTTTCACAGATTTGACCGCGGCTGCGTTTATCAGCCGCCCGGAATTAGGGGAGCAGAATTTCGGGCCGGGCGTGGCCACCACCTCGATTTTTTACCTGATTTTGGCCTTGGGCATGGGAGCGGTCATGCGCAAAAACAAACTCTCACTTTCTTTATTAACGATCATCGGAGTCGGCCTTCTTCTTTTCTTCATCCGGTTGGGGCAGCATTTTCCCCTGGCCCTAGGACTAAAAACCTGGCAAATCATTATTCTTGGTTATTGTTTTGTCGTCAGCGTCATTCCCCTGTGGACGCTTCTACAACCCAGAGGGTATTTAGGCGGATTCCTGTTGTACGCAAGCTTAGCTGCGGGCATTGTCGGATTTCTCTTCTACCGCCCTGCAATCCCGTCAGGGTGGACGCCTCCGGACACTCATTGGATCCCAACCGGAGTCACCGTATTCCCTTTTCTATTCACCACCATCGCTTGTGGCGCGTGCTCGGGTTTTCACGGGCTGGTGTCCTCGGGCACGACCTCAAAACAAATAGCCAAAGAAACGGACGCCAAAATCGTGGGCTACGGCGGCATGCTCTTGGAGGCTTTTGTGGCGCTGGTGGCCTTGGGAGCCTTTATCACCATGTCCGCCGAGGGCAAAGCCGCGCATTTATCTCCCGATGAAATTTATGCCCGGGGCTTGGCCGCATTTATGACCGTCGGCGGCATTCCCTATGCCTTCGGCGTTTCCTTCGGCAAGCTCGCCTTTGCCACGTTCATCTATGACACCCTGGATGTCTCAACACGCCTGGGCCGCTACATTTTCCAGGAATTAACCGGGCTGGCCGGACCGTCAGGCAAATACTTGGGCACGGGCGTCACCATGGCCCTGCCGCTGATTATTCTATTAGCCGCCAAACCAGGGGCTCCCCCGGCCTGGAAAGCCTATTGGCCGTTGTTCGGCGCATCCAATCAACTCTTGGCGTGCCTGACCTTGGCCGCGGTCACGGTTTGGCTAAAAAAAGAAAAGCGCCAATGGTTGGTGACCGCAATCCCCTGCGCGTTCATGGCCGTGGTCACTCTGGCCGCGCTCGCCGGCATCAATATCAACTGGATCAAAGGCGGGTTGACATTCTCTTTGGTCAACGCAGCCGGCGCTCTGCTCTTTCTTCTGGCCATTGTTTTTTTGTATCAAGCGGGGAAGGCATTTTTAACGACAACTGCCCATGATAAGGCCAAAATCAGAGCGACTGTTTAA
- a CDS encoding glutamate-1-semialdehyde 2,1-aminomutase, translated as MIRPKSERLFNRAKKILVGGVNSPVRSFKSVGGHPLFIRKAKGPYCWDADGKRYIDLVQSWGALILGHGHPQVLAAARQAMNKGASYGACHENEILLAETLRRAFPKTIERVRLMSSGTEAAMTALRIARGATGRDFIVKFSGGYHGHHDSLLVAAGSGALTLGQPSSLGVPAAWAKTTIVVPYNDLTAVEETFKKTGDKIAAVIVEPAAANMGLVLPKAGFLEGLRSLTRRYGSLLIADEVITGFRLKWGGLADAMEADLVCLGKIIGGGFPIAAVGGAARFMDILAPLGGVYHAGTLSGNPVAVAGGLAALNVLKRVNPYPKLEARSKKFAVSLTHTATRLGLPFQVIQRGSLWTVFFTETPIYDNASAQKTDTKLFARFFQEQSMP; from the coding sequence ATGATAAGGCCAAAATCAGAGCGACTGTTTAATCGCGCCAAAAAAATCTTGGTCGGCGGGGTCAATTCCCCGGTGCGCTCCTTTAAAAGCGTCGGCGGCCACCCTCTTTTTATCCGCAAAGCCAAAGGGCCTTATTGCTGGGATGCGGACGGGAAGCGCTACATTGATTTAGTTCAGTCCTGGGGCGCTCTGATCCTGGGCCACGGACATCCTCAGGTTTTGGCGGCCGCTCGCCAAGCCATGAACAAGGGCGCCAGTTACGGCGCCTGCCATGAAAACGAAATCCTTCTGGCGGAAACCCTCCGCCGGGCCTTCCCAAAAACCATCGAACGCGTGCGCTTAATGAGCTCAGGAACCGAAGCCGCCATGACCGCGCTGCGCATCGCACGCGGCGCGACCGGGCGGGATTTCATCGTTAAATTTTCAGGCGGCTATCACGGGCATCATGACAGCCTGTTGGTGGCGGCCGGCTCCGGCGCCTTGACCTTGGGGCAACCGTCTTCGCTGGGCGTGCCGGCAGCCTGGGCAAAAACAACCATCGTTGTGCCCTACAACGATTTGACGGCCGTTGAGGAAACGTTTAAAAAAACCGGGGATAAAATTGCGGCGGTGATCGTCGAACCCGCGGCCGCGAATATGGGCCTGGTTTTGCCCAAAGCCGGATTTTTGGAAGGACTGCGTTCCCTCACCCGCCGTTACGGCAGCCTCCTGATCGCGGATGAAGTCATCACCGGTTTTCGCCTGAAATGGGGCGGCTTGGCGGATGCCATGGAAGCCGATCTGGTTTGCCTGGGCAAAATTATCGGCGGCGGTTTCCCCATCGCGGCCGTGGGCGGCGCCGCGCGCTTCATGGATATTTTGGCGCCTTTGGGCGGCGTTTATCATGCGGGCACGCTCTCCGGCAATCCCGTGGCCGTGGCCGGAGGCTTGGCCGCGTTAAATGTCTTGAAACGCGTCAACCCTTACCCCAAACTCGAGGCCCGAAGCAAAAAATTTGCGGTCTCGCTCACGCACACGGCCACGCGCTTGGGGCTTCCTTTTCAAGTCATTCAACGGGGAAGTTTATGGACGGTATTTTTCACGGAAACGCCCATTTACGACAACGCATCGGCCCAAAAAACGGACACCAAGCTGTTCGCCCGCTTTTTCCAGGAGCAATCAATGCCGTGA
- a CDS encoding response regulator yields MDAPDSHESSIPTILMVDDDYEDREIVAALMRHHCCHLLLAAGAAEGLKLADQVKPDLIILDIRMPELDGLEALKKLRQNEATRETPVLMLTAADDRDSIDAAFSCGANDYMTKPIFLERLNKKIAKLLYPAFPGMREKQLPRNVMKPFMEQ; encoded by the coding sequence ATGGATGCCCCGGATTCCCACGAATCAAGCATACCGACCATTTTAATGGTCGACGATGACTACGAAGACCGTGAAATCGTCGCCGCATTAATGCGGCATCATTGCTGCCATTTGTTGTTGGCCGCCGGAGCGGCGGAGGGGTTGAAATTAGCCGACCAAGTGAAGCCTGATCTCATTATTTTGGATATCCGTATGCCTGAGTTGGACGGTTTGGAGGCTTTAAAGAAGCTTCGCCAAAACGAAGCGACGCGGGAAACCCCGGTTTTAATGCTGACCGCGGCCGACGATCGCGACAGCATTGACGCGGCTTTTTCCTGCGGGGCCAATGATTATATGACCAAGCCCATTTTTTTGGAGCGATTGAATAAAAAAATCGCCAAACTTCTTTACCCCGCTTTTCCCGGCATGCGGGAGAAGCAGTTGCCCCGCAATGTGATGAAGCCTTTTATGGAACAATGA
- a CDS encoding ATP-dependent Clp protease adaptor ClpS: protein MPTVNPVKEKKSRPSDDVFFGWKTILFNCDCHTFADVIVQLLKAIRCTRHQAETIAWQVHNTGSAVVYQGPREKCEAVAAVLEDIKLKVNVAQ, encoded by the coding sequence ATGCCGACGGTAAACCCCGTTAAAGAAAAAAAGAGCCGGCCAAGTGATGATGTTTTTTTCGGCTGGAAAACCATTCTTTTTAATTGCGATTGCCATACCTTCGCGGATGTGATCGTGCAATTATTGAAGGCCATCCGCTGCACCCGTCATCAGGCTGAAACTATTGCCTGGCAAGTGCATAACACCGGCTCGGCCGTCGTCTACCAAGGGCCCCGGGAAAAATGCGAAGCCGTGGCCGCGGTGCTGGAAGACATCAAGCTCAAGGTCAACGTAGCGCAGTAG
- a CDS encoding cation-translocating P-type ATPase, with translation MQILFLFLLMAAMALAPLGMMIFWALQKGVPLRHCFSWPRFLIFSRRGVVIRRTTPLVGCLLPPESSVDQIDFLKTIYSLERGHPSADNPITRAVLKVGRANRWEPWPAEHLREFPGLGLGAVVNGRAVIAGSARLMHMSSVECPPTLLREAARQEVLGRRVVYAGWEGQVRGLLLFEEQPFDDAVEAAQLLRDQGVNILAVCSGASEEMVVQTAGLIGAQERRFDCGPEEKEAQIKEWSARFTRVVMLEPRVALSLLARAWIARRWALRYLGAALLALALGAASLLFAGCQRINSPRFLQGNVVLGDDGLSAVANQPNSVCFLIAKDQWGVPVIIKRWLNPKFPLAFRLSRADLIIPSRPWKGPFYMEAFLFVSKDKAQELPAPKDAARGMIEHPVFPSLPRSWRGSPSSGRIEIALKRP, from the coding sequence ATGCAAATTCTTTTTCTTTTCTTGCTGATGGCGGCCATGGCGCTGGCGCCGCTGGGCATGATGATTTTCTGGGCGCTGCAGAAAGGCGTTCCATTGCGCCATTGTTTTTCTTGGCCGCGCTTTTTGATTTTTTCCAGAAGAGGCGTGGTCATACGCAGGACAACGCCCTTGGTGGGCTGTTTGCTGCCGCCCGAATCTTCCGTTGATCAAATCGATTTTTTAAAAACCATCTACAGCCTCGAGCGCGGCCATCCGTCCGCGGATAATCCCATCACCAGGGCTGTATTGAAAGTGGGCCGGGCCAATCGATGGGAGCCGTGGCCCGCGGAACATCTTCGGGAATTTCCGGGTTTGGGCTTGGGCGCGGTGGTGAACGGTCGCGCCGTGATCGCGGGCAGCGCCCGGTTGATGCATATGAGCTCGGTGGAGTGCCCGCCCACGTTGCTGCGCGAAGCGGCCCGGCAGGAAGTGCTCGGCCGCCGCGTTGTGTATGCCGGGTGGGAAGGGCAAGTGCGCGGCTTGCTTTTATTCGAAGAACAACCGTTTGATGATGCCGTTGAAGCCGCCCAGCTTCTTCGGGACCAAGGCGTCAACATCTTGGCCGTCTGTTCCGGCGCGTCCGAAGAAATGGTCGTTCAAACCGCCGGGCTCATCGGCGCCCAAGAGCGGCGCTTTGATTGCGGCCCGGAAGAAAAAGAGGCGCAGATTAAAGAATGGAGCGCTCGATTCACGCGCGTTGTGATGCTGGAGCCGCGCGTGGCCCTTAGCCTTCTGGCTAGAGCCTGGATCGCCCGGCGCTGGGCTCTGCGCTATTTAGGCGCCGCGCTTTTAGCCTTGGCCTTGGGCGCTGCGTCTTTGCTTTTTGCCGGCTGCCAGCGCATTAACAGCCCCCGATTTCTTCAGGGAAACGTCGTGCTCGGCGACGACGGTTTGAGCGCCGTGGCTAATCAGCCCAACTCCGTTTGTTTTTTGATCGCCAAGGATCAATGGGGTGTTCCGGTCATCATCAAACGCTGGCTGAATCCTAAATTTCCTCTGGCGTTTCGCCTGTCCCGAGCGGATTTGATCATTCCATCGCGCCCATGGAAAGGCCCGTTTTATATGGAGGCGTTCCTATTCGTGTCCAAAGACAAAGCCCAGGAATTGCCCGCGCCCAAGGACGCGGCCAGAGGAATGATCGAGCACCCGGTCTTCCCGTCTTTACCCCGGTCCTGGAGAGGCTCGCCGTCTTCCGGCCGCATTGAAATCGCGCTTAAGCGTCCCTAA
- a CDS encoding branched-chain amino acid ABC transporter substrate-binding protein, translated as MHPLLRAVCLGLLAALPVACTQKSKTVRIAVSVPLTGDVGTEGQGVRRAVELAVEEANKSGRFPFPLEARAFDDRADPKEAVSAANLVASDPNIVAVIGHYNSGCSIPAAQVYARSGIPMISPASTNPKLTSQQLEESWVLPKTVFRVVPTDDVQGSFAGDFIFDKLNMRKIAVIHDKTPYGQGLAEQFKDRFSGRGGQITSFDGIAMGDRDFKALLTRIKADKPQGVYFGGLYMEAALLMRQAQELGFKTTFFSGDGSKTNELIKVAGKASEGAYLSITGIPVEHLASAKPFLEKYNEKYPGVDVKPFDHFAYEATNIVLDALTKVGPDRAKVLEELRRTRFEGILGVTEFDDKGDTKNKIITMTQVKNGEFAIVN; from the coding sequence ATGCATCCATTGTTACGCGCGGTTTGTTTAGGACTATTGGCCGCCCTTCCCGTTGCCTGCACGCAAAAATCAAAAACAGTGCGTATCGCCGTATCCGTTCCTTTAACCGGGGACGTGGGCACGGAAGGGCAAGGCGTACGCCGGGCCGTGGAATTGGCGGTGGAGGAAGCGAACAAATCCGGACGCTTCCCCTTTCCTCTCGAAGCGCGCGCTTTTGATGACCGAGCCGACCCCAAAGAAGCGGTGAGCGCCGCCAATCTTGTGGCTTCCGACCCCAACATCGTGGCCGTCATCGGGCACTACAATTCCGGATGCTCCATCCCCGCGGCCCAAGTGTACGCGCGCTCAGGCATTCCCATGATTTCCCCCGCCTCAACCAACCCCAAGCTGACCAGTCAACAACTCGAGGAATCCTGGGTTCTGCCTAAAACCGTTTTCCGCGTGGTTCCCACCGACGACGTGCAGGGCTCATTCGCCGGAGATTTCATCTTCGACAAACTCAACATGCGCAAGATCGCGGTGATTCATGACAAAACTCCGTATGGGCAAGGATTGGCCGAACAATTTAAGGATCGATTCTCCGGCCGCGGCGGGCAAATCACCAGCTTTGACGGCATTGCCATGGGCGACCGGGATTTCAAGGCTCTCCTCACCCGCATCAAAGCGGATAAGCCGCAAGGCGTTTATTTCGGCGGGCTCTACATGGAAGCGGCCCTGCTCATGCGCCAGGCCCAAGAGTTGGGATTTAAAACCACGTTTTTCTCGGGTGACGGCTCAAAAACCAATGAGTTGATCAAAGTCGCGGGCAAAGCCTCGGAAGGGGCTTATCTTTCCATCACCGGAATTCCGGTCGAGCACTTGGCCTCGGCCAAGCCTTTTCTGGAAAAATACAATGAGAAATACCCGGGCGTGGACGTCAAACCGTTCGACCATTTCGCTTATGAAGCCACCAATATCGTTTTAGACGCTTTGACCAAAGTCGGCCCGGACCGCGCCAAGGTGCTTGAGGAATTGCGCCGGACGCGCTTTGAAGGCATTCTGGGCGTGACCGAATTCGACGATAAAGGCGACACCAAAAACAAAATCATCACCATGACTCAGGTAAAAAACGGCGAATTCGCCATCGTCAACTAA
- a CDS encoding branched-chain amino acid ABC transporter permease, with the protein MLVFLQQLFNGLVLGSIYSLIALGYTLVYGILMMINFAHSEFLMIGAFMGLGASSLCLNWGLGWPGVVIVFFAAMLGAGLLGVITERLAYRPLRHAMRLAPLISAIGVSIMLSNAVFLWVSNQSLPFPAILPERSLTIGPVAAGSLQLLIFATALLLMIVLHLMVQKTKIGKAMRACADDTATAGLMGINADRIIAFTFLVGGALAGAAGVLNGMYYGSIKYNLGFLPGVKAFTAAVLGGIGNITGAVLGGFLLGLLEVAAAGYIPNGSQWKDVVAFVVLIGVLLIRPSGILGERVAEKV; encoded by the coding sequence ATACTGGTGTTTCTTCAACAGCTCTTTAACGGTCTCGTTTTAGGCTCCATTTACTCCCTCATCGCCCTGGGTTATACCTTGGTTTACGGCATCCTCATGATGATTAATTTCGCCCATTCGGAATTTCTGATGATCGGGGCCTTCATGGGGCTGGGCGCCTCTTCGCTTTGCCTCAATTGGGGCTTGGGTTGGCCGGGCGTCGTGATTGTTTTTTTCGCGGCCATGCTGGGCGCCGGACTTTTAGGCGTGATCACCGAGCGCCTCGCCTACCGGCCGTTGCGCCATGCGATGCGCCTGGCGCCGCTCATTTCCGCGATCGGCGTGTCCATCATGCTGTCGAATGCCGTGTTCCTTTGGGTCAGCAATCAATCCCTGCCGTTCCCGGCGATTTTGCCGGAACGCTCTCTCACCATCGGCCCCGTGGCCGCGGGATCGCTTCAATTGCTCATTTTCGCCACAGCCTTGCTCTTGATGATTGTTCTGCACCTGATGGTGCAAAAAACGAAAATCGGCAAAGCCATGCGCGCCTGCGCGGATGACACGGCCACCGCCGGCTTGATGGGCATTAACGCGGACCGTATCATTGCCTTCACGTTTTTAGTGGGCGGAGCGTTGGCCGGCGCTGCCGGGGTTTTAAACGGCATGTATTACGGCTCGATCAAATATAATCTCGGCTTTCTTCCGGGCGTCAAAGCTTTTACCGCCGCGGTTTTAGGCGGCATCGGCAATATCACGGGCGCAGTGCTGGGCGGATTTCTTCTGGGCCTTCTGGAGGTCGCGGCCGCAGGGTACATCCCCAACGGCAGCCAATGGAAAGACGTGGTGGCTTTTGTCGTTTTGATCGGCGTGCTGCTGATTAGGCCCTCCGGTATTTTAGGCGAACGCGTGGCTGAAAAAGTATAG
- a CDS encoding branched-chain amino acid ABC transporter permease, with protein MPIKISPLSKKSPPLSTVGFWVVLAAVALWPVLCGFNPYALRVAGQIGLYVVLALGLNFTLGYAGLFDLGFIAFYAVGAYTAALLSVRGWSFVPATLAAALAAVVVRVWVGIPILRLRGDYLAIVTMGFGEIARLVLNNWDSLTNGPKGLPRVGEAIWPAKIFGFTLSTNTHYYYLIMGAVLLSVLIARRLEDSRLGRAWVAIREDETAAQLSGLPVAQLKLAAFTISAFFAGLAGSIFAHWERFVTPESFVFWESILLVSMIVAGGMGSIKGVILGTVLLGGVPQMLQAVLVGSQWINYRYFVFGLVLVLAVLFRPQGLWPSRRREFEILDQEHAAV; from the coding sequence ATGCCTATTAAAATTTCCCCCCTGTCGAAAAAATCACCTCCCTTATCCACCGTCGGATTCTGGGTCGTGCTGGCGGCCGTGGCTTTATGGCCGGTTCTCTGCGGATTTAATCCCTATGCCCTGCGCGTGGCCGGGCAAATCGGCCTTTACGTTGTTTTGGCCCTGGGTTTAAATTTCACCTTGGGTTATGCCGGGCTTTTTGATTTGGGGTTCATCGCCTTTTACGCGGTGGGCGCGTATACGGCGGCGTTATTGTCCGTGCGCGGCTGGAGTTTTGTTCCGGCGACTTTAGCGGCTGCGCTGGCGGCCGTGGTCGTTCGGGTTTGGGTAGGCATTCCGATTTTAAGGCTGCGTGGGGACTATTTGGCGATCGTAACCATGGGCTTCGGAGAAATCGCGCGTTTGGTATTAAACAACTGGGATTCCTTGACCAACGGCCCCAAAGGCCTGCCGCGCGTGGGCGAAGCCATTTGGCCGGCTAAAATTTTCGGCTTCACATTAAGCACGAACACGCATTATTATTATCTGATTATGGGTGCCGTACTTTTGTCCGTTCTGATTGCCCGGCGACTGGAAGATTCTCGTCTAGGTCGCGCCTGGGTGGCGATTCGTGAAGATGAAACAGCGGCCCAGCTTTCAGGCCTGCCCGTGGCTCAGCTTAAGCTTGCGGCGTTCACCATCAGCGCGTTTTTCGCGGGTTTGGCCGGCTCGATTTTCGCTCATTGGGAGCGTTTTGTGACCCCGGAATCCTTCGTATTCTGGGAATCCATCCTTCTGGTATCCATGATCGTGGCCGGAGGCATGGGCTCGATCAAAGGCGTGATTCTAGGCACGGTGCTCTTAGGCGGCGTGCCGCAAATGCTCCAAGCCGTTTTAGTGGGTTCCCAATGGATCAATTACCGCTATTTTGTGTTCGGCCTTGTTCTCGTGTTGGCGGTTCTTTTTAGGCCTCAGGGTCTCTGGCCCTCCCGGCGCAGGGAATTTGAAATTCTGGATCAAGAGCATGCCGCTGTCTGA
- a CDS encoding ABC transporter ATP-binding protein: MPKGPALLSVAGLSQNFGGLKALEGVTMTIHTGEIVSLIGPNGAGKTTLFNVLTGVYKGTAGSIAFEGRPIRGLAPHKVVSLGLARTFQNIRLFANMSALENVMVGCHVQSKNDFLSALLRAPSFVRQEAAIEKRAKENLATVGLLNQANQLAKNLPYGDQRRLEIARALATGPKLLILDEPSAGMNPKESTQLVGLIRQLRSAGLTILLIEHHMRLVMGISDRIVVLDHGVKIAEGTPADVAADQKVIEAYLGKHGGQHK, translated from the coding sequence ATGCCGAAAGGGCCCGCATTGCTCAGCGTAGCCGGCTTGTCGCAAAATTTCGGCGGGCTCAAAGCCCTTGAAGGCGTGACCATGACGATTCATACGGGAGAAATTGTCAGCCTCATCGGCCCCAATGGCGCGGGCAAAACCACCCTATTCAATGTATTGACCGGAGTTTATAAAGGAACGGCCGGTTCGATCGCGTTTGAAGGACGCCCGATCAGGGGCTTGGCTCCGCATAAAGTCGTCAGCTTGGGTCTGGCGCGCACATTCCAGAACATCCGATTATTCGCCAATATGAGCGCCTTGGAAAATGTGATGGTGGGCTGCCACGTTCAAAGCAAAAACGATTTCTTAAGCGCGCTATTGAGGGCGCCGTCTTTCGTGCGCCAAGAAGCGGCCATCGAAAAACGCGCCAAAGAAAACCTGGCCACGGTGGGGCTGTTGAACCAGGCCAATCAATTGGCTAAGAATCTGCCCTACGGGGATCAGCGGCGCCTGGAAATCGCGCGGGCGCTGGCCACCGGCCCGAAACTCTTGATTTTAGACGAACCTTCCGCGGGGATGAACCCCAAAGAATCGACGCAGTTGGTGGGCCTGATCCGGCAATTGCGCTCAGCCGGATTGACCATTCTCTTGATCGAACATCATATGCGTCTAGTGATGGGCATTTCCGACCGAATCGTGGTCTTGGATCACGGCGTCAAAATCGCGGAAGGCACGCCCGCCGACGTGGCGGCGGATCAAAAAGTCATCGAAGCGTACCTGGGAAAACATGGTGGACAACACAAATAA
- a CDS encoding ABC transporter ATP-binding protein: MVDNTNKILELQGVHAVYGKKIRALKGVDLSIRRGEIVALIGCNGAGKTTMLKTISGLLPAEQGTILFKQAAITNLASHEIARLGLAHVPEGRKIFSRLTVLENLEMGAFARSDAGGIERDLRHVFELFPILGQRRDQSGGTLSGGEQQMLAIARALMMRPELLMLDEPSMGLAPVVTDKIFEIITAINREGKTIFLVEQNAARALEIAHRAYVIETGAVIMEDKAQNLLADPKVQDAYLGVA, from the coding sequence ATGGTGGACAACACAAATAAAATTTTGGAGCTTCAAGGCGTTCATGCCGTGTACGGCAAAAAAATTCGCGCCTTAAAAGGCGTTGATTTAAGCATCCGGCGCGGGGAAATCGTGGCCTTGATCGGCTGCAACGGCGCGGGCAAAACCACGATGCTCAAAACCATCTCCGGCCTTCTGCCGGCCGAACAAGGAACGATTCTATTTAAACAAGCCGCTATCACAAATTTGGCGTCTCATGAAATCGCGCGCCTGGGGTTAGCCCATGTGCCCGAGGGCCGAAAAATTTTTTCCAGGCTCACCGTCCTTGAGAATCTCGAAATGGGAGCCTTCGCCAGATCCGACGCCGGGGGGATCGAGAGGGACCTCCGGCACGTTTTTGAATTATTCCCCATACTGGGCCAGCGCCGTGATCAATCAGGCGGCACATTATCCGGCGGCGAGCAGCAAATGCTGGCCATAGCCCGCGCCTTGATGATGCGGCCAGAGCTCTTGATGCTCGATGAGCCCTCGATGGGTTTGGCCCCGGTGGTGACGGACAAAATATTCGAAATCATCACCGCCATCAACCGCGAAGGCAAAACCATCTTCCTGGTGGAACAAAACGCGGCCCGGGCGCTGGAAATCGCCCACCGCGCCTACGTCATTGAAACCGGCGCCGTGATTATGGAAGACAAAGCGCAAAATCTCCTGGCCGATCCCAAGGTTCAGGACGCCTACCTCGGCGTCGCTTGA
- a CDS encoding amino acid permease yields the protein MKKELRLFDILCLGVNAIVGSGIYLFPGLLAGRLGPASVLAFPLCGLMLTPVALCFAWLASRTEKTGGPYVYAQEAFGPWIGYGVGWLSWVMQVLSFAAVANAIGAYLGHFSDALGSTAAVKIVAGAVVLLLGILNYRGIRPAAKTTDFFTIAKLIPLVLFIVIGFGFIRPEHFSPFAPHGLMPMSQAIFFAFFACQGFEHTPVPAGEAKNPKRDIPLAAVGSLLGATLLYSLIQSVAVGSYPDLAGSTKPLAQAAAFLWAPLGALMAIGASISTLGYTTGAALTTPRYLFALGGSGFFPRWFEGVHQKYQSPYRAIAATTAVVFVLAMFLDFKKLVDLSNVTTATQYLITCAAALKLSRQGKNASWSLPLGSAAPLLGIGVILYLSSQAKSTEIIASAGALALGLLLAAVYRNNNARRPAAVNPK from the coding sequence ATGAAAAAAGAACTCCGCCTCTTCGATATTCTTTGCCTAGGCGTCAATGCCATCGTGGGTTCGGGCATTTATCTGTTCCCGGGGCTTCTGGCCGGCCGTCTGGGACCGGCATCCGTTCTGGCGTTTCCTTTGTGCGGACTGATGCTGACCCCGGTGGCTTTGTGCTTTGCCTGGCTCGCCAGCCGCACGGAAAAAACAGGCGGACCCTATGTGTACGCCCAAGAAGCTTTCGGGCCATGGATCGGCTACGGCGTGGGCTGGCTCAGTTGGGTGATGCAAGTGTTAAGCTTCGCGGCCGTGGCTAATGCGATCGGCGCCTACCTCGGGCATTTTTCCGACGCCTTGGGTTCCACGGCAGCCGTCAAAATCGTAGCCGGAGCCGTGGTTTTGTTGTTAGGCATATTAAATTACCGGGGCATACGTCCGGCGGCCAAGACGACTGATTTTTTTACCATCGCCAAACTCATTCCTCTTGTGCTTTTTATCGTGATCGGCTTTGGTTTTATACGGCCCGAGCATTTTTCACCGTTCGCTCCGCACGGACTAATGCCCATGAGCCAGGCTATTTTTTTCGCTTTTTTTGCCTGTCAAGGTTTTGAGCACACCCCGGTTCCGGCGGGCGAAGCTAAAAATCCAAAACGCGACATCCCCTTGGCTGCGGTCGGTTCTTTATTAGGAGCCACGTTGCTCTACAGCTTAATTCAATCAGTGGCCGTAGGAAGCTACCCCGATCTTGCCGGCTCGACAAAACCGTTGGCTCAAGCCGCCGCCTTTCTCTGGGCGCCCCTGGGCGCTTTAATGGCGATCGGGGCCTCGATTTCCACCTTGGGCTACACCACGGGAGCGGCATTGACCACGCCGCGCTATTTATTCGCTTTAGGCGGCAGCGGTTTTTTCCCCCGCTGGTTCGAAGGCGTGCACCAAAAATATCAATCGCCTTACCGGGCCATTGCCGCGACAACCGCGGTTGTTTTTGTCTTAGCCATGTTTCTCGATTTCAAAAAATTGGTGGATTTATCCAATGTAACAACGGCCACGCAGTACCTGATCACTTGCGCGGCGGCGCTCAAACTCTCGCGCCAAGGAAAAAACGCCTCCTGGAGCCTGCCCTTGGGGTCGGCGGCGCCGCTCTTAGGCATAGGGGTTATTCTCTATCTAAGCTCCCAAGCCAAATCAACGGAAATCATTGCTTCGGCGGGAGCATTGGCCCTGGGATTATTGCTCGCCGCCGTTTACAGAAACAACAACGCGCGGCGACCGGCCGCCGTCAACCCTAAATAA